In Alteromonas macleodii, the sequence CCACGGCCTTGACGGCCTTCAAAGTTACGGTTACTGGTAGAAGCACATCTATCGCCAGCTACTAATTTGTCATCATTCATACCAAGGCACATTGAGCAGCCCGGCAAGCGCCATTCAAAACCTGCATCGGTAAAAATTTTATCTAAGCCTTCGGCTTCAGCTTGGCGTTTAACATTACCTGAGCCTGGCACTACAATGGCAGTCACTGAGTCTGCTACTTTACCGCGCTTGGCAATTTGTGCCGCTGCACGCATATCTTCAATACGTCCATTAGTACATGAGCCAATAAATACGTGATTTACCGGAATATCAGCTAACTTTTCGCCTGGCTTCAAACCCATGTATTCAAGTGCTTTTACTGCGCTTTCTTTTTCAATTGGGTCGCTAAAATCTTCAGGGGCTGGAACTGGCGTGTTTACGCCAATGACCTGGCCTGGGTTGGTACCCCAAGTAACCTGAGGAGCAATATCTGCCGCTTCAAGTTCAACCACAGTATCAAAAGTAGCACCTTCTTCGGTATAAAGGGTCTTCCAATAGGCGACTGCGTCTTCCCAGTCTTGGCCTTTCGGCGCGTATTCGCGACCTTCAAGGTAGGCGAATGTTGTTTCATCTGGTGCAACGAGGCCAGCTTTCGCGCCAGCTTCAATACTCATGTTACACACCGTCATGCGCTCTTCCATGCTCAAACCGCGGATAGCTTCACCCGCGTATTCGATAACATGGCCAGTAGCGCCAGCGTGGCCAATTTTGCCGATAATGGCAAGAATAATGTCTTTTGCGGTAATACCGACAGGAAGCTTGCCATTTACGTTGATAAGCATGCTTTTCGCGCGGCTTTGTTTCAACGTTTGCGTGGCCAGTACGTGCTCTACCTGAGAGGTACCAATACCAAAAGCCAGCGCACCAAATGCACCGTGAGTCGCAGTGTGTGAGTCACCACACACCACCGTCATGCCTGGCTGAATTAACCCTAATTCCGGGCCCATTACGTGCACAATACCTTGCTTCTGGTGACCTACTGGAAATAGCTGAATGCCGTGTTCTTCACAGTTTTTTGCCAAGGTTTGTAGCTGAAGCGCATTCGCCGGACCACAGGCATCGATTGCCAATGAACGAGTCGAAATGCTGTGATCCATTGTGCCAACCGTGCGATCAGGACGTCGTACTTTACGGCCTTTTTCATTAAGGCCAGCAAATGCCTGAGGAGACGTTACTTCGTGAATTAAGTGACGGTCGATATAAATTAAGCTGTCTTCACCGATTTGGTCAATAATGTGGGCCTGCCACACTTTGTCATATAAGGTCTTGGCCATGAGGTTATTTTACTCCTGCGCCATTAATTGTTTAACGATTTCATCGCCCACTTGTGACGTGCTTGCCGCTTGGCTGCGTTTATCTGCAGGTAATAACTCGCCTGTAAGTACACCTGCTTCTAGTGTCGCTACGACTGCTTTTTCAACTGCGTCTGCGGCATCGCCCAAGTTCATGCTAAAACGAAGCATCATAGCGGCTGATAAAATCTGTGCGATAGGGTTAGCAATACCTTGGCCTGCAATATCAGGCGCTGAACCGCCTGCTGGCTCATAAAGGCCAAAGCCATCTTCGTTCATACTTGCCGATGGCAACAAGCCCATAGAGCCTGTCATCATGGCGCATTCATCAGAAACGATATCGCCAAAAAGGTTTGAACACAGCATTACATCGAACTGCGCTGGGTTCTTCATAATCTGCATAGTGGCATTGTCGATGTAGATATGATCAAGCTCTACATCTGGGTAGTCTTTTGCTACTTCTTCAGTAATTTCACGCCATAGACGGCTAGTAACCAGAACATTAGCTTTATCGACTGAGGTAACTTTACCACGACGCTTTTGTGCTGCTTCAAACGCCGCAATAGCAATACGGCGAATTTCACGTTTGCTATAGCGCATGGTGTCATACGCGAATTCTTCTTCGCCTTCACCTTCACGACCTTTTGGTTGACCAAAATAGATTCCGCTAGTTAATTCGCGAACTACTAAAACATCTACGCCTGATTTCGCAATGTCTTCTCGAAGAGGAGATAAGTTTTCAAGGCCCGGGTAAATGCGAGCAGGGCGTAAGTTGCTGAACAAGTCGAAATGGCTACGAAGGGTAAGCAGTGCAGCACGCTCTGGGCGCTGCTCTAGCGGTAAAGTGTCCCATTTAGGGCCACCGATACTGCCAAATAAAATTGCATCGGCTTGCTCGCAGCCCAGCAAGGTTTTAGAGGGCAGAGCTTCACCTTCAGTATCAATGGCGTAGCCACCTACAGGATATGCAGTGCGGTTTAGGGTGACGTTAAACTTCTTTTCAACAGCATCTAAAACCTTATTGGCTTCCTGCATAACTTCTGGGCCGATACCGTCTCCGGCTAATACGGCAATTGAATACTGGCTCATTTATACTCCTGCAACGCGTTCTTGTTGGTTTTTTTGCTGATCAATTTGATCGGCCAAATATGTGTTATTTAATACAAAGATAAGGGCTTTAACGCCGGCTTCTACAATGTCTGTAGCAAGCCCGATCCCGTGGAAACGGCGACCTTTATATGTGGCGATAACGCTCACTTGCGCCAAGGCATCGGCGCCTTCACCTTTTGAATCTAGTTTAAAGTCGACAACTTCTAAATCTTCGTGACCTAGTATAGACATTATGGCCTTATAAGCCGCATCTACCGGGCCGTTTCCAATGCTAGACTGGGTAATTTCTTCAGTGCCCACTTTCATCTTAACGGTGGCGCTTGGAATAATTTCACGCCCTGAATTAGCTTGAAGATAAAGCAACTGGAAGTGTGCTTGGTCGTGCTTTTGCTTATCGAAGAACAACAAGGCTTCAAGGTCGTAATCGTATACTTGACCTTTCTTATCGGCTAGCTTTAAGAAGGCGTCGTACACTGCCTCTAAGTCGTAATCTTCTGCTTTGTAACCTAACTCTGTTAAGCGGTGCTTAATTACATGGCGACCAGAGCGAGAGGTTAGGTTTAGATTATTCTTATTAATGCCTACACTTTCCGGCGTCATAATTTCATAGGTATTTTGCGCTTTTAAGACACCATCTTGGTGAATGCCTGAAGAGTGACTAAACGCATTGGCACCTACGATGGCTTTGTTTGCCTGAACCGGCATATTACAAAGCTGGCTCACCAATTTAGAGGTACGTGAAATTTCGGTTGAATTGATATTAGTATCAATGCCTAACATGCTCTTACGGGTTTTTAAGATCATGGCTATCTCTTCAAGCGATGCATTACCAGCGCGCTCGCCAATACCGTTTATCGTACATTCAACCTGTCTGGCACCTTGCTCAACGGCTGCCAACGAATTCGCAACAGCTAAACCCAAGTCGTTATGACAGTGAACAGAGATTGTGGCTTTGTCGATATTAGGTACACGGTTAAACAACTGCTGGATGATACCGCCAAACTCTGTGGGGGTAGTGTAGCCCACTGTATCTGGGATATTAACGGTAGTTGCACCGGCATTAATCGCAGCTTCTACCATGCGGCATAGATAGTCGATGTGAGTACGGCCAGCGTCTTCGCACGAAAATTCTACGTCATCTGTGTACTGACGAGCATGCTTAACCGCCTTCACCGCCATTTCAACAATTTCATCTTGTGACTTGCGAAGCTTAGCGCCAACGTGAATTTCCGACGTTGCAATAAAGGTATGAATACGGAATTGTTCGGCAACGCTTAGCGCTTGACCACAGGCATCAATATCGCCTGGCAAAGCACGAGATAGGCCACAAACAACAGAGTTTTTAACCTCTTTTGCAATCATTTGTACAGAGCGGAAGTCACCAGGAGAAGACACGGGAAAACCCGCCTCAATAATATCTACGCCTAAGCGTTCGAGCGCCAGCGCGATCTGTAATTTCTCTTTGGCACTTAGGCTTGCAGGTAAGGCCTGCTCACCGTCTCGCAATGTGGTATCAAAGATCTTCACTTGATTTGTCATGACGCTCTCTCAGTTGAATAGTTAAAAAAAAACCCGTGCTGAGCACGGGTTTTTGTGAAATTAAATCGCTGGTCGCAATCTACCCGTGCAGTCTGGCTGCCATAAGGAGTAGAGATAGAAGAAGAAAACGAATACGCATTTGCTGTTGTTTCTTTGCTGACCAAGTTGATAGCGACAATGTACCCATGTGACGGGGAGAGGTCAACCATTGTTTACGATAATGAGTATATTTTTCGTATATAAAAGCTATCTTTTAATTATTTAGGATGCTCATCCTAATATCTGCTCTTTAGACTGAAGGTGCCTCACACTTTACGTTGTATTCGGCAAATCTTAATATTGCTTAAGCAAATCGTTAGGATGCATATACTAAAAATCTTAAAAAGATGATATTTGGATTGGCGGGATACCATGCAGTAAAAGTGAATAATTATTACTTTTTACGTGTTGAAGTGAAACTTTTCCAATCGAGCCGAGTGGATAAGCGCATTTCTCGTAACGAAAGGGAACGCGGGTTAGTTTTTGATTTATAGTTCCACATATGACCGCAGCAAGCACTACTCATTATAGCTTTAGTAGGTTTTAACAACGTAAGTGTGGTGCATGATAGTTGGGACGAAGAAAATGCGCTTTTTGATATTTCATCAGTAGGTAGAGTGTTAATAGTATCTAGTGCCGAACATTTTTTAGTTAATTGGCCTTCGCCTAAATCGAACCAACCATGTTTATTTAAATGAATCTTGTCTCTGGACTCCCGAAACATATCAATAGAATCAAGTTCAATCGTAAGCCCTTCAATGCTTTGAACAAGTACAGGAACAACTAAACCGTAATCCGTATTTTTCTTAAACCATTGTACACATTTTTCATTATCTTGCGTTAAACCAGGGCACTTACCCGGTTGCTTAGAAAACCAACTTCCGTTGTGCGTATCGACTTTCAGCGGAGGAGACAATTGAAGTTGTGTAACCATAAAGCGAGCAACGCTTCGAATATGATAGGGCAGACCGCCCATTCGACGTTTCAACATCGACGCGTTGTTTGTGTTCATATGAGCGAGTGTCAATAATTCTCTCTCATAGAGCGCAGTACAAATTTCGGTGAACTGCGCATGGCTTCCCCCTAATTCACCCGATTCACTGAAAAAGCCTGTTTGAGATCGAGAAGAAGGTTTCTCTGATGTCATTACTTATCTGCACATCTGTTTGATTATTGTTTAACCGTATCAAGAAACGGCAATAAGCGCCACATAGCGATTTCAATAGGCATTGCCTCCAATGAGCTGAGCGATTGACAAACTTAAGTTTCATCCATTTTTTAACAATGGATTGGCATACTACCAATTAACGAAAAATCTGTATGACCAATTATGTTGCAAGGATTGCCGCATGTATAGGCAATGTTAAAAAATAAGAATAATACGCTCAAAATTTATAACCCGTTGTATTTTATAGTTTATTTTATATTTAATATGACGTGGAACCTTATTGAATTATCCTTTATAAATATTGGTAATGCCAAAAATATAAATAAAATTGACCATTTTTTAACATTTTGTGTTGACCAATGTAAAAACTTGTCTTACTTTTGTAACTGTCTTGTAAAGTAGGTGTAAGACAAGTTTGCAGGGCGGGTAAGTTGCAAATCAATTAAGTGGTAAGGAATGAGTGATTAAACATTCCTCAATCCTTAAGAGGAAAACACACATGGCACACAAGTTATCAAAGATTACACTTGCGGTACTTTCGGCTACGACACTAAGCCTAACCGCATCAGTAAATGCACAAGAAACACAGCAAGAACAAAACGAAGACGTAGAAGTCATTGAGGTATCGGGGATCCGTGCGTCGCTCGCGAGCGCAATGAATGAAAAGCGTTTTAAAAATAACCTTGTTGAGGTTATCGAAGCAGAGGACATTGGTAAGTTACCAGACCAGAACTTAGCAGAAGTATTAGAGAACATTACCGGTATTCAGATTACGCGTGAAGCGGGTGTTGGTACGGGTGTTCAAATTCGTGGTACCGATGCCAACCGTACTGAAATCAACGGTGTTTCAACAGTTGGCTCAGGTGCAGGTCGAAGCGGTATTGACTTTGAGGACGTTTCAGCAGCGATTATAGCAGGCCTAGAGGTTACCAAGTCACCTGATGCAAAAACCATTGAAGGTTCAGTGGGTGGTACGATCAACCTAAAAACAATCCGCCCCTTACAGCTTAATGAACAGCTTGCAGCATTTCGTGTACAAGGTGAGAACAGCAGCCTAACCACTGATAGCAACTTTCAACCTCGTATTTCAGGCACGTTTGGTGATAACTGGGATACCGACCACGGTACCATTGGTGTTGTAATAAGTGGTAGTTATGCTCAGCAAGACGTAACTGCATTTCGTCCTCGCGCAGATAGAGATAACTTAGTTGCTTCAGATAGTG encodes:
- the leuA gene encoding 2-isopropylmalate synthase, producing MTNQVKIFDTTLRDGEQALPASLSAKEKLQIALALERLGVDIIEAGFPVSSPGDFRSVQMIAKEVKNSVVCGLSRALPGDIDACGQALSVAEQFRIHTFIATSEIHVGAKLRKSQDEIVEMAVKAVKHARQYTDDVEFSCEDAGRTHIDYLCRMVEAAINAGATTVNIPDTVGYTTPTEFGGIIQQLFNRVPNIDKATISVHCHNDLGLAVANSLAAVEQGARQVECTINGIGERAGNASLEEIAMILKTRKSMLGIDTNINSTEISRTSKLVSQLCNMPVQANKAIVGANAFSHSSGIHQDGVLKAQNTYEIMTPESVGINKNNLNLTSRSGRHVIKHRLTELGYKAEDYDLEAVYDAFLKLADKKGQVYDYDLEALLFFDKQKHDQAHFQLLYLQANSGREIIPSATVKMKVGTEEITQSSIGNGPVDAAYKAIMSILGHEDLEVVDFKLDSKGEGADALAQVSVIATYKGRRFHGIGLATDIVEAGVKALIFVLNNTYLADQIDQQKNQQERVAGV
- the leuC gene encoding 3-isopropylmalate dehydratase large subunit, producing MAKTLYDKVWQAHIIDQIGEDSLIYIDRHLIHEVTSPQAFAGLNEKGRKVRRPDRTVGTMDHSISTRSLAIDACGPANALQLQTLAKNCEEHGIQLFPVGHQKQGIVHVMGPELGLIQPGMTVVCGDSHTATHGAFGALAFGIGTSQVEHVLATQTLKQSRAKSMLINVNGKLPVGITAKDIILAIIGKIGHAGATGHVIEYAGEAIRGLSMEERMTVCNMSIEAGAKAGLVAPDETTFAYLEGREYAPKGQDWEDAVAYWKTLYTEEGATFDTVVELEAADIAPQVTWGTNPGQVIGVNTPVPAPEDFSDPIEKESAVKALEYMGLKPGEKLADIPVNHVFIGSCTNGRIEDMRAAAQIAKRGKVADSVTAIVVPGSGNVKRQAEAEGLDKIFTDAGFEWRLPGCSMCLGMNDDKLVAGDRCASTSNRNFEGRQGRGARTHLVSPAMAAAAAITGRFADVRDYQE
- the leuB gene encoding 3-isopropylmalate dehydrogenase; translated protein: MSQYSIAVLAGDGIGPEVMQEANKVLDAVEKKFNVTLNRTAYPVGGYAIDTEGEALPSKTLLGCEQADAILFGSIGGPKWDTLPLEQRPERAALLTLRSHFDLFSNLRPARIYPGLENLSPLREDIAKSGVDVLVVRELTSGIYFGQPKGREGEGEEEFAYDTMRYSKREIRRIAIAAFEAAQKRRGKVTSVDKANVLVTSRLWREITEEVAKDYPDVELDHIYIDNATMQIMKNPAQFDVMLCSNLFGDIVSDECAMMTGSMGLLPSASMNEDGFGLYEPAGGSAPDIAGQGIANPIAQILSAAMMLRFSMNLGDAADAVEKAVVATLEAGVLTGELLPADKRSQAASTSQVGDEIVKQLMAQE